A genome region from Arachis duranensis cultivar V14167 chromosome 6, aradu.V14167.gnm2.J7QH, whole genome shotgun sequence includes the following:
- the LOC127748433 gene encoding uncharacterized protein LOC127748433, with product MRRDQRSPKQDPILSSQYVVCEGRYNCHFEALDRTLRNLMSVTDQHKTHQTFGGKIVVLRGDFRQILPVIPKGSRHDILASAINSSHLWSFCKVLKLHTNMRLLMSSSDQDEGEMKIFANWILDIGNGNISSVVGDELEVEIPDDLLITTTDDPLSHLVDFAYPNLLQNISDYRYFQNRAILAPTLKSVEKVNDFVLTIFPGMEKEYLSSDTTCQADENEDVKQEWFTPEFLNDIKCSGLLNHKLTLMPGVAVMLLRNIDQTSSLCNGTRLIVNKLGSNVIGVAVVTGRNIGDKVYIPRMNLIPSDSGLPFKFQRRQFSLTVCFAMTINMSHGQSLSHVRLYLPKSVFTHEQLYVALSRVKSRSGLRVLILNEDGNPKSSTTNVVFKEVSNNI from the coding sequence ATGAGGAGAGATCAGAGAAGTCCAAAACAGGATCCAATTTTGAGTTCTCAATATGTTGTATGCGAGGGAAGGTACAACTGCCATTTTGAAGCACTTGATCGGACGCTCAGGAATCTTATGTCAGTTACCGATCAACATAAGACACATCAAACATTTGGTGGTAAGATTGTTGTTCTAAGAGGTGATTTCAGACAGATACTTCCGGTGATTCCAAAAGGAAGTAGACATGATATATTAGCATCCGCTATTAACTCATCCCATCTGTGGTCATTTTGTAAGGTTTTGAAACTACATACGAATATGAGGCTTCTAATGTCTTCTTCGGATCAAGATGAAGGTGAAATGAAGATATTTGCTAATTGGATACTTGATATTGGAAATGGAAATATTAGCTCTGTTGTTGGTGATGAATTAGAAGTTGAAATTCCAGATGATCTATTGATTACAACTACTGATGATCCTCTCTCTCATTTGGTAGACTTTGCATATCCAAATTTGTTGCAAAACATATCAGATTACAGGTATTTTCAGAATAGAGCAATTCTTGCACCCACACTTAAGAGTGTCGAGAAGGTAAACGATTTTGTCTTAACAATCTTTCCAGGGATGGAAAAGGAGTATTTGAGCTCTgacacaacatgtcaagctgatGAGAATGAAGATGTAAAACAAGAGTGGTTCACACCAGAGTTTCTAAATGACATCAAATGTTCGGGACTCCTCAATCACAAGTTGACTTTGATGCCAGGAGTCGCTGTAATGCTACTGCGAAACATAGACCAGACTTCAAGTTTATGCAACGGGACAAGATTAATAGTTAACAAACTTGGCAGCAACGTAATTGGAGTGGCGGTAGTGACCGGTAGAAATATTGGAGATAAAGTGTACATTccaagaatgaacttgatcccttCAGATTCAGGATTGCCATTTAAGTTCCAACGGAGACAATTTTCATTAACAGTATGCTTTGCAATGACCATTAATATGAGTCATGGTCAATCATTATCACATGTACGGCTTTATTTGCCAAAATCAGTGTTCACCCATGAACAACTTTATGTTGCTTTGTCAAGAGTTAAGAGTCGCAGTGGCCTCAGGGTTTTAATTCTAAATGAAGACGGCAATCCaaagtcatcaacaacaaatgtcgtgttcaaagaggtttctaataatatttag